CACCGACGCCTACAGCTACTCCGGCGGCCTGTGCCTGGCCAATCAGGGTCTGCTGGAGTTCGTGGAAATGTTCAAGGCTCCGATCAAGGTGCTGCACCCCTTGCTGACGGCCACACAGGAAGGCAATTACAAGGGCACGGAAGGTTTTGGCGCGATTCCGTTCGACGGCGTGGTGCTGGCGCACAGCAATGAAAGCGAGTGGAAAGCCTTCCGCAACAACCGCAACAACGAGGCGTTTCTCGATCGTATCTACATTGTCAAGGTGCCTTACTGCCTGCGCGTGAGCGAGGAGGTCCGCATCTACGAGAAGCTGATCCGGGAGTCTTCGCTGGCCAACGCCATCTGCGCGCCTGGCACGCTCAAGATGATGGCGCAGTTCTCCGTGCTCACGCGCCTCAAGGAGCCTGAGAACTCCAGCATCTTCAGCAAGATGCAGGTCTATGACGGCGAAAGTCTCAAGGACACTGATCCGCGCGCCAAGAGCTATCAGGAATACCGTGACTACGCGGGCGTAGACGAGGGCATGGAGGGCATCTCCACCCGCTTTGCCTTCAAGATACTGGCCAAGGTCTTCAATTACGACAGCACCGAAGTGGCGGCCAATCCCGTGCACCTGATGTATGTGCTGGAGCGGCAGATCGAGCGCGAGCAATTTCCGGCCGAGCTGGAGACCAAGTACATAGGTTTCATCAAGGAATATCTGTCCCAGCGCTATGCCGAGTTCATCGGCAAGGAAATCCAGACTGCCTATCTGGAGAGCTATAGCGAGTACGGTCAGAATATCTTTGACCGCTACGTCACCTACGCCGATTACTGGATTCAGGACAGCGAATACCGCGACACCGATACCGGCGAGGTGTTCGATCGCAATGCGCTCAATGCCGAGCTGGAGAAGGTGGAAAAGCCGGCCGGCATTGCGAACCCCAAGGACTTCCGCAATGAGATCGTCAACTTCGTGCTGCGGGCCAGGGCCAACAACCAGGGCAAGAACCCCAGCTGGACCAGTTACGAGAAGTTGCGCGTGGTGATCGAGAAGAAGATGTTCTCCAACACCGAGGAGTTGCTGCCCGTCATCAGCTTCAACGCCAAGGCCAGTGCCGAAGATGCGCGCAAGCATGAGGACTTCGTCACTCGCATGGAAGCCAAGGGCTATACGCCCAAGCAAGTGCGTCTGCTTTGCGAATGGTATCTGCGCGTGCGCAAGAGCAGCTGACAGCGGTGTCGGTGGCCCGGCGCGGCCACCGACAGGACGGTTGAGTTGAGAACAGCCCCTGGAGATGGGAGCACAGATGGCACTGCATATCATCGACCGCAGGCTCGCAGGCAAGAATAAATCGGTGGGCAACCGCGAGCGGTTTGTGCGGCGTTTCAAAGAGCAGATCGCGGAGGCGGTGCGCAAAGCCGTGTCTGCGCGCGACATACGCCATATCGATCAGGCGGAAAGCATCACCATTCCGAAAAAAGACATTCAGGAGCCGGTCTTCAGGCATGGTCAGGGTGGTATCCGCGATATGGTGCTGCCCGGCAATCGCGAGCATGTGCGCGGTGATCGCATTGCCCGGCCGCCCGGTGGGGGCGGCGGTTCGGGATCGCAGGCCAGCGATAGCGGTGAGGGGCAGGATGACTTCACTTTCACCTTGACCAAGGAAGAGTTCATGGAGCTTTTCTTTGAAGATCTGGCGCTGCCGCGTCTGCTGCGCAATCACATCGGCAATACCTTGCAGTACAAGACAAGGCGCGCCGGCTACAGCCATGACGGAACGCCCAGCAATCTGGCGCTGGTGCGCACCATGCGCGGTGCCCTGGGGCGGCGCATTGCGCTGACCAAAGCTTCACACCGTGAGCTCAAGGTACTGGAAGAACAGCTTGAAACTCTGCTGGCGCAGGATGACGGTACCAGCGAGGCCGTGGCCGAGTTGCAGCGCCAGATCGACGCCCTGCGTGAGCGCATAGGCGGAGTGCCATTTCTCGAACAGCTGGATCTGCGGTTCCGCAACCGCAGCAAGGTGCCCGTGCCCAGCAGCCAGGCCGTGATGTTCTGCGTGATGGACGTGTCCGGCTCCATGGATCAGGAGCGCAAGGAACTGGCCAAGCGCTTTTTCATCCTGCTGTATCTGTTTCTCACCAGGCATTACGACAAGATCGAGATTGTTTTCATCCGCCACCACACCCAGGCCGCAGAAGTCAGCGAAGACGAGTTCTTTCACTCCACGGAAAGCGGCGGCACGGTAGTCAGCAGCGCGCTGGTTCTGCTCGAGCAGATCATCAGGGCTCGCTACCCGGTCAATGACTGGAATATCTATGTCGCCCAGGCCAGCGATGGCGACAACTTCAGCGACGACGGCGGCAAATGCCACAGCCTTCTGGCCGAAAGAATATTGCCGCTGGTGCGCTACTACGCGTACCTGCAAGTGGTGCTCGAGGAGCAGAGCCTCTGGGAAGAGTACAGCCGCCTGCTGCCGCTGTTTCCCCATTTCGCCATGCGCAAGGTATCGGCAGCCAACGAGATCTACCCGGTGTTCCGCGATCTCTTCAAGAAGGATGGGGTATCGATATGAACCTCAATCTCTATCCCGTGCTGGATCTCAGCGCCAGCAGAAAGGCCGGAAATTCGCATGCCCAGGGGGAGCCGCGCTTTCGCGATGTGCCGCAGGCACCTTTGATGGCGTCCCAGCGACCGGCGTCTCCCTTGCCCGACCCCAGCGACTGGACTTTCGAGCTGATCGAACAGTATCACGCGGCGATTGCGGCCACGGCTGAGCGCTACGGTCTGGATACCTATCCGAATCAGCTGGAGATCATCACGGCCGAGCAGATGATGGATGCCTATTCCAGCGTGGGCATGCCGGTCAACTACCGGCACTGGAGCTATGGCAAGGAGTTTCTGGCCACGGAGCGCCGCTACCGACGAGGTCATATGGGACTGGCCTATGAGATCGTCATCAATGCGAACCCTTGCATCAGCTATCTGATGGAGGAGAACAGCACGGCCATGCAGGCCCTGGTGATTGCGCATGCGGCCTATGGACACAACAGCTTTTTCAAGAACAATTATCTGTTTCGCATGTGGTCCGATGCGGGTAGCATCATCGACTATCTCGTCTATGCGCGCGACTATGTGGCGCAATGCGAGGAACGCTACGGCTTCGACACCGTGGAGCAGTTGCTGGATTCCTGCCATGCGTTGTCGAACTTTGGTGTGGACCGCTATTGCCGTCCCTCGCATAAAAGCCTGTCGCGCGAGCGCGCCGAGAGAGAGGCGCGTGAAGCCTATGTGCAGCAACAGGTCAATGTGCTGTGGCGCACCCTTCCAGCCCGAAGGGACAAGGACAAGGACAGCACGACGCAAGGCAGCGAGCGCTTTCCCAGAGAGCCCGAAGAGAACATCCTCTATTTCATCGAGAAGAACGCTCCCTTGCTCGAACCCTGGCAACGAGAGATCGTGCGCATCGTGCGCAAGATCGCCCAGTATTTCTATCCGCAGCGCCAGACTCAGGTGATGAACGAGGGCTGGGCCACCTTCTGGCATTACACATTGCTCAACACTCTGTATGACGAGGGCTGGCTGACCGATGGCGTGATGCTGGAGTGGCTGTCATCGCATACCAATGTGATCTACCAGCCGCCCGCTGGCCACCGGGCCTTCAGCGGCATCAATCCTTATGCGCTGGGCTTTGCCATGTACCGTGATATTCGACGGATCTGCGAAAAGCCGACCGAGGAAGATCGCCGCTGGTTTCCCGACATGGCCGGTACGCCCTGGCTGCCGGCGCTGCACCACGCCATGCGCAATTACAAGGACGAGAGCTTTGTCGGCCAGTTTCTGAGCCCGCACCTGATACGCGACATGCGTTTGTTCTCTCTGCACGATGACCCTGACGAACGTGATGTTCTGGTCAGTGCCATTCACGACGAAGATGGCTACCGCACGCTGCGCCAGTTGTTGTCTCAGCAATACGACCTGGGGACGCGCGAACCCAATATTCAGGCATGGAGCGTGAATCTGCGCGGCGACCGCAGTCTTACTCTGCGACATACCCAGTACCAGGGCAGGCCGCTGGCAGAGGATGCACAGGAGGTTCTCAAGCATGTGGCTCGCCTGTGGGGATTTGGCGTGCATCTGGAAAGCGTCAACGGCGATGGCGAGACTCCGGTTTTGCTGCACTCGGTGCCAGCCCCCTCGCATTGAGGCATCTCAAGTGGAAGTTGCTTTAAGCCCTTGCCTGTAAAGCGCTATAAGCGATCAAACAAAAAGAAAAAGCGCTGCAGAAGTAGCGCTTTTTTCTGGGTCAGGTCGTCAAGTGTGGCCGGCGGCCGGTTCTGTCCGGCCCCAGGGCCGCAGCAGGTGCCTGTGCCCACCGTACCCTTCGCAGCGCGACCGCCATCCTCTGCAGAGGATGGGAGAGCAACGTTTCTAAGGCCTTTGCGAATCAGAACGCAGGAACCACGGCGCCCTTGTACTTTTCCTGAATGAACTTCTTGGTGTCTGCAGAGTGCAGAGCGCTCATCAGCTTGGCAATGTCGGCGCCGTTGGCGCGATCCTTGCGGGCCACCACGATATTGGTGTAGGGCGAATCGGCACCTTCGATGAACAGGGCATCCTTGGTGGGGTTGAGCTTGGCTTCGATTGCGTAGTTGGTGTTGATCAGGGCCAGGTCGACATCAGCCAGTGCGCGGGGCAGCAAAGGCGCTTCCAGTTCCTTGAACTTCAGCTTCTTGGGGTTCTTGACGACGTCCAGAGCAGTGGGGGTCAGGCTCTTGGGATCCTTGAGCTCGATCAGACCATGCTTGGCCAGCAGAATCAGCGCACGGCCGCCGTTGGAAGGGTCGTTGGGAATGGCCACGGTAGCGCCATTTTTCAGATCCTTGATGTTCTTGATCTTGCTGGAGTAGGCGCCGAACGGCTCCACATGAACCTTGCCGTTGGGTACGGCCACCAGCGAGGTCTTGCGGTCCTTGTTGTAGCTGTCCAGATAGGGCTGGTGCTGGAAGAAGTTGGCATCCAGTTGCTTGTCTTCCACGGCAGCATTGGGCTGCACGTAGTCGCTGAACTCCTTGATTTCCAGATCGATGCCCTGAGCCTTCAGTGCGGGCTTGATGTGATTGAGGATTTCGGCGTGAGGAACGGCCGTGGCGCCCACCTTGAGCACGTCAGCAGCCTGGGCCGACAGCGCCAGAGTGGCAATAGCGATAGCAGAGAGAGCTTTCTTCAACATTGGTTCTGACCTTCTTCAGCAAGTTGCAATAAATTCCGGGCCTCATCTGGACCGCAGCGAACTAAGGTGCATAGTCTAGTGCCGTGTACCGACGTCTGCAGGACATTTTTCTTATTTGGTTATAAGAGCGTCGTTTTTTATACAAAATCTGATTCCGATTGACTGCCATGAATCCCGAAATGCTGGAGCGCCTGGTGCGCGTGCCTATGCCTTATGGCAAGTACAAGGGCCGTTTGATTGCCGATCTGCCCGGCAACTACCTCAACTGGTTTGCCCGTGAGGGCTTTCCCAAAGGCGAGATTGGTCAGTTGCTGGCCTTGATGCAGGAGCTTGACCACAATGGACTCAGCGGTTTGCTGGAGCCCATTCGCAAGGCCGCAGGGCTGCCGCCAAGAGCACAGGAATAGGCAAGAGAGGGGGCTGGCTTCGGTCGGCCAGATGAATATGCGGCAGGCGGGCCCGCAGAAGCCCTGGCAGTTTGCCTTTGGCCGGAAGCAGGTGGCTGGCCTTGGGCTTGGCTGACTGCGGCCAGGACGCGAGTCTCCCAAATGCCCTGCTTTGACCCCGAAGGCGTTGTCAATCCTCGGCTCTGGACATATAAAGATGCGACTGGTCGCAGGGGGCAGCCTCAAGCCTCGGAGTCTTGCGAGAGGTCCGAATGCTGAACAATGCGCCCCTTGCCTGCATGTTTGGCCGAGTACATGGCCTCGTCCGCACTCTGCATCAGGTTGGCCGAAGAACTACCTGCGGTGCTGATGGAGATACCGATGCTGCTGCCGACTTGCACCATCACTCCACCATTCAGCGCAATGGGCTGGCGCACGGCTTCCATGCAGCGCTTCATGACAGACATGGCCTCACCGGGAGTGCGTAAGCCCGATAGCAGCACCACGAACTCATCGCCGCCCAGGCGTGCAACGCAGTCGCCGGCACGAGCATGGGCCGTCAGTCGGGCAGCCACCACACGTAAAACCTCGTCGCCCGCATCGTGACCCTGGGTGTCGTTGACCTGTTTGAAACCATCCAGGTCCATGAAGCACACGGCAAGCATCTGGCCGTCAGCCAGCTCCTGGCTCAGCGTTTCCTCAAGTGCTCGTCGGTTCGCCAGACCCGTCAGAGCGTCGTGGTTGGCAAGATGGTTGGCGGCTTGTTCGCCTCGCTTGAGGGCGTCGATGTCCACCAGAATCCATAGCGACTCTTCGGCATTCAGCAGTGTGCCGGATGCATCCACCCACAAAAGCCTGCCCTCGGCATTCTGCACCTGGAATTGCGCGTGAAATTTGCCCCGAGCCAGCAAAGAGCCATAGGCTTTTTCGCCGATACGCCTGTAGGAGGCTTCGTCCGGGTAAAGCATGCGCGTGGACGCGCCCTGCAGTGCAGCTGCTGGTTGCTTGAGCAGACGGCGCATGGCGGGGTTGGTCCAGACGATCTTGCGCTCGCGCAGGCGAGCCATGCCGATCAGGTCATTGTTGATGACCAGTTCCTGCTCTTTGCGAATGCGGCGTTCACGCTGCTGCAGCCGGTACAGGGCTACCGAACCCAAAGCAATCAGGGCAATGCACAAGCCGGCGAGACCCCATGCACGCCAGGCGGAGGCGCGCCACATGGCCATATAGGCTTCCGTACCCAGCCCGGTAAACACCGTCAGAGGATATCCGGGCAGCCGATGGTAGGCCGTGATGCGCTCTACGCCATCGATCAGGGTCGGTGTGATGTACCAGCCTTCCTCGCTGTTGCGACTGATGGCCTGGTGATATTCAGACGAGACGGCGGCCTTGCCGATACCCGCGTCGGCATCCTGGCTTGCAGCGGGATAGCGCGCTACCAGCAGTGCCTGATCGGTGCGCAATGCCATGGCGCTGCTGGTGCCGAACGACTGGCGCTGGAATAGCTGGTGAAAATGCTCGGCCGCGACAATGGCATAGACGATGCCCTGGAACTGGCCGTCCTCGGCCTGAAGACGCCTTGCCAGCACGATAGACCACTTTCCGAAGGAGTGGCTGATCAAAGGCTCAGACACCACCATTCGGTCCGTTTCGCGGGCTTGAGCGAAATAGGCACGTTCCGCCACTGAAAACGGCACATCAATTTCGCTGGGGGTGATGAGTACCTCGCCAGCACTGTCTGTGATGCGCAGGGCAGTGACAAAAGGAATCAGGGCCCGCTGCTCATGGAGCATTTCGTACAAGGCAAAGTTGGCTGCGGAAAGGCCGTCAAAGCTGCGCGCGCGGTAACGACTGGCAATCGATGACAGAGCGTTGTCCACCAGTCGCACCTCGGCAGCCAACTCCAAACTCAGGCTGCGTGCTTGGTGCCTGGTGACGGCTACGCCCAGGTCCATGTCCGCGCGGTAATTGGCATGCACGCCAAGCCACGTGGCAAAGCACAGCAAGGCCGCTACCAGCAGGTTGCCGAGCACGATGCGATGCAAAAGCTTGTGAGAGCGAAAGCTTGTCATCTTGATTCTTGAGGTCCTTGAATACCAACCTGGGTCGGAAACTGCTCGGTTCCGGACATTTGCATCAACCACCTGTCGAGTAAAGCATCGCAGAGCTCAACAGCGCAATAGTCTTGCAATCATCCAACAGGTGTCGGGAGGTTGCTGCGAGCATTCTCCCGAGAGGGGCGCCACCTGCGCGAATGGCCAGAAGCGGAGTTCCAGACTCCGAGTATTCCTGATGAATGATTGTGCAGGGTCGAGCCTTTTCTCCGTGCTTGTCGCGGGCACAAGGCGATGCTGCCCGGCAGAAGATGGCGCTGAAGCATATGCGGAAATAGTGAAGGCATTGAGAAAATCTGAAATGAGAATTGATATCATTTGAGGTCTGTTTGAGATCTATCCCCATTGCACCATGCCCGTTGTCGAAACAGCTTCCCATCGTGAAGTCGCCGCGCTTTACACAGATCATCACGGTTGGTTGCAGGGCTGGTTGCGCCGAAAGGTCGGCAATGCCTTTGACGCAGCAGATCTGACGCAAGACACTTTTGTCCGTATCCTGGGCGTGCGTGAGCCGCCGCGCATAGAGTCGCCGCGTGCTTATCTGACCACCGTGGCCAAGGGGGTGCTTGTCAACTGGTGCCGACGGCAGGCGCTGGAGCGTGCCTATCTGGAGGCTCTGGCCCTGTTGCCGGAGCCTGAAGCGCCGTCGCCGGAGCACCGGGCCCTGGTGCTGGAGGCCCTGCATGAGATAGATGCCATGCTTGATGCCTTGCCGCCGCTGGTACGGCGCACTTTTTTGCTTTCACAGCTGGAGGACATGAAGTACGACGATATTGCCTTGCAACTGGGCGTATCGCTGACCAGCGTCAAGCGTTACATGGCCCAGGCTTTCAGGCAGTGTCTGGCGTTGATGGAATGACTGCAATGGATGCACGTTTGCTGGACGAGGCTGCGGACTGGCTGGTCCGTCTGAACGATGAAGGTCTGACGGCTGCCGAACGCGTTGCCTTCGAGCGCTGGCGCCAGGCCAGTCCCGCCCATGAAGGTGCCTGGATGCGGGCCGAGCGGCTGATGGACAAGCTGGGCGGGCTGCCGCCGGCGCTGGCCATGCCGGCGCTGGGCCGATCACAGCGTCGCAGCCGACGGGCCGCTGTGGCCAGGCTGGCTGTTTTGCTGGCAGCCGTGCCTGGTGGCTGGATGAGCTGGCGTGTGGCACAGCAGCAGGGATGGGCAGCCGACCTGCGTACTGTCGCTGGCGAGCAGCGCCTCGTGACATTGGCCGATGGCAGCCGTTTGCTGCTGGATACAGGAACGGCCGTCGATGTCCGGTTTGATGCTCATCAGCGCCTGATACATCTGCGCCGGGGCTCGATCTTGCTGGAAACAGCTGCCGACCCCAGTGGCGTGGACCGGCCGTTGCTGGTTGCGACGGCCGTGGGGCGCCTGCGGGCGCTGGGCACACGCTTTTCGGTGCAGCAGAACAGCGAGGGCAAATTCGTGGATCTGGCCGTAACCCAGGGGGCGGTCGAAGTCACATTGCTCGGAGCCTCCCGGCCCGCGCTGGTGGTGCCCGCAGGCAACTGGGCGAGGTTGACTGCGCTGGGCGCAGGGGGGCTGCAGACAGTACGGCCGCAGCAACTGGCCTGGGTGCACGGCATGCTGGTGGCGGACGCCATGCCCATGGCAGAAGTCTGCGCCCAGCTGTCGCGTTACCGGCCCGGCCTGCTGCACTGTGCCCCGGAGGTGGTGTCCATCAAAGTGTCGGGCGCGTACCCCTTGGCCGATACCGACCGGGCATTGGCCATGCTGGCCGAAACCTATGCCGTGACGGTGCACCGGCGTTGGCAGGGTTACTGGGTCACGGTGGCGGCTCGCTGAGTTCACAAGCAAGGCATCTTCAAAAAAATGCACGAAGGTGAGACTTTCTGGGAAGTTGTTTGGCAAGCAAGGTGAACCACTCATTTTTGCTTCCAAAGGACTGTCTTTCATGCCTGCTTCCATGGCCTCCCGTTCCCTATCGAATCCTGTAATCAGCCCGGTTGCGCGCGCCGCGCAGCTTGCCTTGCTGGGCTGGGCGCTGGCGGCGACCTCCGTGCAGGCCGCCGAGCCGCCCATAGCCGGGCAGGTTCAGGCCTACCGGATAGAAGCAGGCCCGCTGGGCCGGGTGTTGTCCGAGGTGGCGGCTACGGCCGGCATGGCACTGTCGTTCGATCCTGCGCTCACACAAGGGAGGCAAAGCCCGGTGCTTTCCGGCAGCTATACGCCGCGCGAGGCACTGCAGCGCCTGCTGGCTGGCAGCGGGCTGGAGCTGGTGCCGCGTCACGGCGGTAGTTACACCTTGCAAAGGCAGACCGTGGCGCCCGTCTCGAGTGAGGAGGGCAGCACGCTGTCCGAGGTGCGTGTCACGGCTCAGGCCGAACGCAGCGGCACCACGGAAGGCACTGGCAGCTACACCCAGACTGGTCCCAGCCGCACGGCAACGGGTCTGGGCCTGACATTGCGCGAGACGCCGCAGTCGGTGAGCGTGATGACACGCCAGCGCATGGATGACTTCAAGCTGGAGACGTTGGCCGATGTGCTTGAGCAGACCCCGGGCATAGGCGTCTATCGACAGAACAACGCGACGGATTTCCAGGCCCGCGGCTCGGAGGTGAATCTGCAGGTCGACGGCATGTCCCAGCTCAGCAATGGCTGGTACTTTGTCACCAGCACCATGTATGCGCTGGACGATATGGCGGAGATGGACCGCGTCGAGGTGCTCAAAGGCTCGTCGGGACTGGTTGTCGGCAAGGGCGGCTATGGCGCCACCGTCAACCTGATCCGCAAGCGTCCCACACGCGAGTTCCAGGCCAGCGTGCGCGCCAATGCCGGCAGCTGGGATACCTACCGTGCACAAGCCGATATAGGCGGCTCGCTCAACGAGGCGGGGACGCTGCGCGGCCGCGTGGTTGCGTCCATGACGGATGCGGGCAGCTTTCGCGACAACGAAAAGAGCAACAGCAAGATGCTGTTCGGCACGCTGGAGGCCGACCTCACCCCCGATACCTTGCTGAACCTGGGCATCACGCTGCGCCAGCGCGAGGCACGCGGCTTCGGCACGACCCGACCCATCCAGCGCTACACCGCAGCGGGTGCCGAAGTGGGGCTGATGCCGCGCTCGTTCAACAACGGTGCACCCTGGTCGGGCTATGAACAGGAAAGCACCGAGCTGTTCGGCAGCGTGGAGCAACGTCTGGCTCATGACTGGACGGCAAGCCTGAAGTTCTTCCATCAGAGCGTGAAGATGGACGACATGAAGCTGGGATATCTCTGGAACAGCACCACCGCTGCCTATCTGCCATGGCAGGACGTGGAAAACCGCAACTGGTCGGTCAATCTCGACGTCAAAGGTCCTTTCACCCTGCTGGGCCGCACGCACGAGCTGCTGGCCGGCGTGGGCATGTCGCGCTACCACAGCGGCTTGCTCTACGGCAGCTCGAAGAGTGTTTCCCTGGCCAATCTGGGCCTGAACTATGCCCAGGGCGGCGGTGCGCTGGCGCAGCCTGATTTCCGCAACTGGAACTATGACCGCCATGTCTTCAACCAGCGTCAGCAGTATGCCTATACGGCAGGGCGCTTCCGCCTGGCGGAGCCTCTGCAGCTGATAGCCGGCATGCGCGTGACGCAGTACCGCCAGCATGATGTGACGCCCACCTGGTGGAACTACGATATGCGCGAGACCGTCACCACGCCCTATGCCGGCCTGGTCTACGAAGTGCATCCTCAGGTCTCGCTGTACGGTAGCTACGCGACCATCTTCAAACCTCAAAGCGCCCAGGACGAGCTGGGGCGTACCCTCGATCCCGAGCAAGGCAAGACCTATGAGGTCGGGGCCAAGGCCGAGTTCTTCGACAAGCGGCTCAACGCCAGCATCGCTCACTTCTGGATGAAGACCGATAACTCGGCCGAGGAGACAGGCGGTTTCACCCCTGGCGGCGATATGGCCTACCGTGCCGTCAGCGGAGCCACGCGGCGCGGCTGGGAGCTGGAGCTGTCGGGAGAGCTGGCGCGCGGCTGGCAGGTGCAGGGCAGTCTGGTGCAGCAAAACAGCTCGCTGACCAGCTCCAGCCAGTATCCCAAGTACCAGCTCAAGCTCGGCAGCACCTACCGCTTCGATGGCGGGTCGCTGCGCGGCCTGACGGTGGGAGCGGCCACTCGCTGGCAAAGCAAGACCTCGACCAGCGACAGCCACAACACCCTGGCGCAGCAGTCCTATGCCGTGCTGGACCTGATGGCCCGCTACCAGGTCGACAAGCATCTGTCGCTGAGCCTGAACGTGAACAACCTGCTGGACAAGAAGTACTTTGCCGGTGTCAGCAGCCTGGGCGGCCTGTACTACACCTGGGGCGCGCCGCGCAGCGTGAACGTGGGCATGCGCTACGACTTCTGAGTGCAGACAGCACTCCTGACCTGGAGGCCGCCGGTGCCCTCGGCCTGAGTGCAGCGGCGCTCCAGGCTGGCGATCTCTGCTGCCGCTGCCATGGTTCAGCCAAGGCTCTGTGTGGACTGGCGGCGGCAAGCCTGCGCCTTTGCAGGTCCTGCCCCTCAAGCCCGCTTGTGCCAGGGCGTGGCGCGGATGACCCTTTTTGGGTTTTCGTTTGTCATACAGAGAGACAGGCCCTGCGGCCTGCTTCGCCCTGGGTTGTCTTGGGCATCCATCTCTCTCCTTATGTCATGACCCCCTTCTTTCTAAGCTTCGCGGGCAGCAGCGTCCTATCCCGGTTGCTGGCCGCCGTCCTGGGCGGCTACCTGCTGGCCAGTGCCCTGGCCGTCTTCCTTGCCACAGTCTTGCCTGCATCGCGTGCCGAGGCTGTGCTCGCCGGCATGCTGTGGAGTTTTGCGCTGCACGTGCTGGCCGTGATCTGGGCCTTCTCGCCTGTGTCGCCCGGCCGCGTCTGGCTGGGTCTGCTGCTGCCGGCAGCCGTCATGGCAGCGGCATCAGCCTGGCTGGCAGGGAGTGCTTGAGCATGGCCGAGCAGAAAAAAACCTCTGGCGCCGGGCAGGGCGGCTTTCGCCAGGCCCAGGCCTGGCTGCATACCTGGTGCGGGTTGTGGTTCTCATGGCTGCTGTTCGCGGTGTTCCTGACGGGCACGCTGGCAGTCTTTGCTGAGCCTATTTCGCACTGGATGACGCCCGAGCACCATGCCGAAGAGGCCGAGCGTGCGCAGACGGCAGCCACCAACAAGCAAGGGGGCGACCTCGCGCAGCGGCTGGCATGGGGCTTGGCCTATATGGAAAAACACCATCCGGGGGCCGAGATGTGGGAGCTATGGCCCTCGGATGCCCAGGGAGCCGGCGACCTGCGTGTGTACTGGTTCGATGAAAAGCGCCAGTACGCCTCGGCCCAGCTGGATTCCGCTACCGGACAGCCACAGCCAGCTCATGGCGCTGTGCGCGCCACCCAGGGCGGCCACCATTTCGTGGATTTCCACTATCGGCTGCATGCGGGGCAGGCGGGACTCTGGGTGGTCGGCATTGCCGGCATGGCCATGCTGGTGGCGCTGCTCAGCGGCGTCATCACGCACAGGCGCATCTTCAAGGATTTCTTCACCTTTCGTGCCCATAAAGGTCAGCGCAGCTGGCTGGATGCCCACAAT
This region of Comamonas thiooxydans genomic DNA includes:
- a CDS encoding TonB-dependent siderophore receptor, whose amino-acid sequence is MPASMASRSLSNPVISPVARAAQLALLGWALAATSVQAAEPPIAGQVQAYRIEAGPLGRVLSEVAATAGMALSFDPALTQGRQSPVLSGSYTPREALQRLLAGSGLELVPRHGGSYTLQRQTVAPVSSEEGSTLSEVRVTAQAERSGTTEGTGSYTQTGPSRTATGLGLTLRETPQSVSVMTRQRMDDFKLETLADVLEQTPGIGVYRQNNATDFQARGSEVNLQVDGMSQLSNGWYFVTSTMYALDDMAEMDRVEVLKGSSGLVVGKGGYGATVNLIRKRPTREFQASVRANAGSWDTYRAQADIGGSLNEAGTLRGRVVASMTDAGSFRDNEKSNSKMLFGTLEADLTPDTLLNLGITLRQREARGFGTTRPIQRYTAAGAEVGLMPRSFNNGAPWSGYEQESTELFGSVEQRLAHDWTASLKFFHQSVKMDDMKLGYLWNSTTAAYLPWQDVENRNWSVNLDVKGPFTLLGRTHELLAGVGMSRYHSGLLYGSSKSVSLANLGLNYAQGGGALAQPDFRNWNYDRHVFNQRQQYAYTAGRFRLAEPLQLIAGMRVTQYRQHDVTPTWWNYDMRETVTTPYAGLVYEVHPQVSLYGSYATIFKPQSAQDELGRTLDPEQGKTYEVGAKAEFFDKRLNASIAHFWMKTDNSAEETGGFTPGGDMAYRAVSGATRRGWELELSGELARGWQVQGSLVQQNSSLTSSSQYPKYQLKLGSTYRFDGGSLRGLTVGAATRWQSKTSTSDSHNTLAQQSYAVLDLMARYQVDKHLSLSLNVNNLLDKKYFAGVSSLGGLYYTWGAPRSVNVGMRYDF
- a CDS encoding sigma-70 family RNA polymerase sigma factor yields the protein MPVVETASHREVAALYTDHHGWLQGWLRRKVGNAFDAADLTQDTFVRILGVREPPRIESPRAYLTTVAKGVLVNWCRRQALERAYLEALALLPEPEAPSPEHRALVLEALHEIDAMLDALPPLVRRTFLLSQLEDMKYDDIALQLGVSLTSVKRYMAQAFRQCLALME
- a CDS encoding sensor domain-containing diguanylate cyclase; translated protein: MTSFRSHKLLHRIVLGNLLVAALLCFATWLGVHANYRADMDLGVAVTRHQARSLSLELAAEVRLVDNALSSIASRYRARSFDGLSAANFALYEMLHEQRALIPFVTALRITDSAGEVLITPSEIDVPFSVAERAYFAQARETDRMVVSEPLISHSFGKWSIVLARRLQAEDGQFQGIVYAIVAAEHFHQLFQRQSFGTSSAMALRTDQALLVARYPAASQDADAGIGKAAVSSEYHQAISRNSEEGWYITPTLIDGVERITAYHRLPGYPLTVFTGLGTEAYMAMWRASAWRAWGLAGLCIALIALGSVALYRLQQRERRIRKEQELVINNDLIGMARLRERKIVWTNPAMRRLLKQPAAALQGASTRMLYPDEASYRRIGEKAYGSLLARGKFHAQFQVQNAEGRLLWVDASGTLLNAEESLWILVDIDALKRGEQAANHLANHDALTGLANRRALEETLSQELADGQMLAVCFMDLDGFKQVNDTQGHDAGDEVLRVVAARLTAHARAGDCVARLGGDEFVVLLSGLRTPGEAMSVMKRCMEAVRQPIALNGGVMVQVGSSIGISISTAGSSSANLMQSADEAMYSAKHAGKGRIVQHSDLSQDSEA
- a CDS encoding DUF3649 domain-containing protein translates to MTPFFLSFAGSSVLSRLLAAVLGGYLLASALAVFLATVLPASRAEAVLAGMLWSFALHVLAVIWAFSPVSPGRVWLGLLLPAAVMAAASAWLAGSA
- a CDS encoding FecR domain-containing protein, with protein sequence MDARLLDEAADWLVRLNDEGLTAAERVAFERWRQASPAHEGAWMRAERLMDKLGGLPPALAMPALGRSQRRSRRAAVARLAVLLAAVPGGWMSWRVAQQQGWAADLRTVAGEQRLVTLADGSRLLLDTGTAVDVRFDAHQRLIHLRRGSILLETAADPSGVDRPLLVATAVGRLRALGTRFSVQQNSEGKFVDLAVTQGAVEVTLLGASRPALVVPAGNWARLTALGAGGLQTVRPQQLAWVHGMLVADAMPMAEVCAQLSRYRPGLLHCAPEVVSIKVSGAYPLADTDRALAMLAETYAVTVHRRWQGYWVTVAAR